In one window of Bacteroidota bacterium DNA:
- a CDS encoding GIY-YIG nuclease family protein, giving the protein MYCVYLLQSFKNGSFYIGCSSNLKQRIMIHNQNKSYHAKKYSPWRLIYFEAFISKQDAYSREKALKLHKQGLRRLKERLCNALIA; this is encoded by the coding sequence ATGTATTGTGTATATCTGCTTCAATCATTTAAAAATGGAAGTTTTTATATCGGTTGTTCTTCTAACCTAAAACAGCGTATTATGATACATAATCAAAATAAGTCTTATCATGCCAAAAAGTATTCTCCTTGGCGATTAATTTATTTTGAAGCTTTTATTTCTAAACAAGATGCATATAGTCGTGAAAAAGCATTAAAATTGCACAAACAGGGATTGCGAAGATTAAAAGAAAGACTTTGCAATGCCCTGATTGCATAA